Proteins encoded together in one Flavobacterium keumense window:
- a CDS encoding S9 family peptidase, whose amino-acid sequence MMKKNILILICIFFSSFFQAQVLKLEEIMKGNDFIGNLPENERWSLDGTTIYFDWNPNKEWGNSTYYWKKGMKAPQKASKEEAKFSKLRFIEKEGSGMYYWMDKGQIFSYTIKDKRVKKIYQNNLPVSNLQLGKEDGVVFFKQSDNIFKFDTKLGSLVQLTNFKKGKSEEKPKDQQSFLKDQQKELFQFVRDQEEKEKWNGANEDSKSDFPKPYFVGKNTIESVKVSPKGDFVTFRLREESEVKQEEMEVFITTDGYNKSKDTKSKVSTNNFVNTKMGIFNVAKDTVYTVNFSSLSHIQDTPEYFKLYEKNKNSDKKDKLIVAQAPIYNEDGSYAIVEIRSQDNKDRWLVNLNLENGNFKEIEHQHDEAWIGGPGIPSYAFSSGTLGFLADNETIYFQSEKTGYSHLYTYNLRTNKKVQLTNGNWEVRGVVLSKDKKAFYLTTNQTHPGNRCFYKMNVSDAVLQPILTKDGAHEVSLSPDEKTLLVRYSYKNKPWELYWASNKKGSNLEQITFSTTKEFESYKWRTPEVITFKAQDGTPVNARLYKPNANQANKAAVIFVHGAGYLQNAHNYWSTYHREYMFHNLLTDLGYTVLDIDYRGSDGYGRDVRTGIYRFMGGKDLSDQIDGKKFLVRNCNVDENRVGIYGGSYGGFITLMAMLTVPKEFVSGAALRSVTDWAHYNHGYTGNILNFPETDPEAYKKSSPIYFANNLEGNLLMLHGMVDDNVEYKDIVRLSQRFIELGKKKWSLASFPVESHGFKEAYSWVDEYGRILDLFNSTLLNK is encoded by the coding sequence ATGATGAAAAAAAACATATTAATACTTATCTGTATTTTCTTTTCTTCTTTTTTTCAAGCTCAAGTATTGAAATTAGAAGAAATTATGAAGGGGAATGATTTTATTGGCAATCTACCTGAAAATGAAAGATGGTCTTTGGACGGAACCACAATTTATTTTGATTGGAATCCAAATAAAGAATGGGGAAATTCGACCTACTATTGGAAAAAAGGAATGAAAGCCCCACAAAAAGCTTCAAAAGAAGAGGCTAAATTTTCAAAACTTAGATTTATCGAAAAAGAAGGAAGTGGGATGTATTATTGGATGGACAAAGGACAAATTTTTTCGTATACAATTAAAGACAAAAGAGTAAAAAAAATATACCAAAACAATTTACCTGTTTCAAACTTACAGTTGGGTAAAGAGGATGGGGTGGTCTTTTTTAAACAAAGCGATAATATTTTTAAATTCGATACAAAGCTTGGTTCACTAGTGCAGTTGACTAATTTTAAAAAAGGAAAATCAGAAGAAAAACCAAAGGACCAACAATCTTTTTTGAAGGATCAACAAAAAGAATTATTTCAGTTTGTGAGAGATCAAGAAGAAAAGGAAAAATGGAATGGTGCTAATGAAGATTCAAAATCAGATTTTCCAAAACCCTATTTCGTTGGTAAAAATACAATTGAATCGGTTAAAGTAAGCCCTAAAGGAGATTTTGTTACTTTTCGTTTAAGAGAAGAATCTGAAGTGAAGCAGGAAGAAATGGAAGTGTTTATTACGACTGACGGTTATAATAAATCGAAAGATACCAAATCTAAAGTTTCAACAAACAATTTTGTCAATACCAAAATGGGTATATTTAATGTAGCAAAAGATACGGTTTACACAGTTAATTTTTCGTCTTTAAGTCACATTCAAGATACTCCAGAGTATTTTAAGTTATATGAAAAGAATAAAAATTCAGATAAAAAAGACAAACTAATTGTCGCTCAAGCTCCAATCTATAATGAGGATGGTTCGTATGCTATTGTAGAAATTAGAAGTCAAGATAATAAAGACCGTTGGTTAGTTAATTTAAACCTAGAAAATGGTAATTTTAAAGAGATTGAACACCAGCATGATGAAGCTTGGATTGGTGGGCCTGGAATTCCGTCTTATGCATTTAGTTCTGGTACTTTAGGTTTTTTAGCAGATAATGAAACCATTTATTTTCAATCAGAAAAAACGGGTTACTCGCATTTATATACCTATAATTTGAGAACCAACAAGAAAGTGCAATTGACCAATGGGAATTGGGAAGTACGAGGAGTTGTATTGTCGAAAGATAAAAAAGCATTTTATTTAACCACTAATCAAACACATCCTGGTAATAGATGTTTTTATAAAATGAATGTTTCGGATGCTGTTTTACAACCTATTTTAACCAAAGACGGCGCTCACGAAGTAAGTCTTTCGCCAGATGAAAAGACGTTGTTAGTTCGTTATTCGTACAAAAATAAACCTTGGGAATTGTATTGGGCTTCCAATAAAAAAGGGAGTAATTTAGAACAGATTACATTTTCGACTACTAAAGAATTTGAGTCGTACAAATGGAGAACACCAGAAGTAATCACTTTCAAAGCACAAGATGGAACGCCTGTAAATGCTCGTTTGTACAAGCCAAATGCGAATCAAGCCAATAAAGCAGCTGTGATTTTTGTTCACGGAGCAGGGTATTTACAAAACGCACATAATTATTGGAGTACCTATCATAGAGAGTATATGTTCCATAATTTATTAACTGATTTAGGTTATACCGTTTTAGACATTGACTACAGAGGAAGTGATGGCTACGGTCGTGATGTGAGAACTGGAATTTATCGTTTTATGGGAGGAAAAGATTTGTCTGATCAAATTGATGGGAAAAAATTCTTAGTGCGAAATTGCAATGTAGACGAAAATAGAGTTGGGATTTACGGCGGATCTTACGGCGGATTTATCACATTGATGGCAATGCTAACAGTTCCTAAAGAGTTTGTGTCAGGTGCTGCTTTGCGTTCTGTGACGGATTGGGCACATTATAATCATGGATACACGGGAAATATTCTCAACTTTCCAGAAACAGATCCAGAGGCATACAAAAAAAGTTCCCCAATCTATTTTGCGAATAATTTAGAAGGAAATTTATTAATGCTTCACGGTATGGTCGATGACAATGTGGAATACAAGGATATTGTTCGTTTGTCGCAACGTTTTATTGAATTAGGAAAGAAAAAATGGAGTTTAGCTAGTTTTCCGGTGGAGTCGCATGGATTTAAAGAAGCGTATTCTTGGGTGGATGAATATGGTAGAATTTTGGATTTATTCAATTCAACATTACTAAATAAATAG
- a CDS encoding phosphoribosylaminoimidazolesuccinocarboxamide synthase: protein MSTTITTTHFNFPGQKSVYRGKVREVYNINDDLLVMIATDRLSAFDVVLPKGIPYKGQILNQIATQFMKMTQDIVPNWLIATPDPNVAVGHLCEPFKVEMVIRGYVSGHAAREYAAGKRMLCGVTMPEGLKENDKFPVPIITPTTKADNGSHDEDISREDILSKGIVSEEDYLVLENYTRELFQRGTEIAASRGLILVDTKYEFGKTKDGQIVLIDEIHTPDSSRYFYAEGYQERQDRGEEQKQLSKEFVRRWLIENGFQGQEGQQIPDMTDTYIESVSERYIELYENILGEKFVKADITNINERIEKNVLAFLEK from the coding sequence ATGAGTACTACAATAACAACTACACACTTTAATTTTCCAGGTCAAAAATCAGTGTATCGCGGAAAAGTTCGTGAGGTGTACAATATAAATGATGATTTATTGGTCATGATTGCTACTGATAGATTGTCTGCTTTTGATGTGGTTTTGCCAAAGGGAATTCCGTACAAAGGACAAATCTTAAATCAAATAGCCACGCAATTCATGAAGATGACGCAAGACATCGTTCCAAATTGGTTAATCGCAACACCCGACCCGAATGTGGCTGTAGGTCATTTATGTGAACCTTTCAAAGTAGAAATGGTAATTCGTGGATATGTTTCAGGACATGCAGCTAGAGAATATGCCGCAGGAAAAAGAATGCTTTGTGGAGTAACAATGCCCGAAGGATTGAAAGAAAACGACAAATTTCCTGTGCCGATAATTACGCCAACAACCAAAGCTGATAACGGTTCGCATGACGAAGATATTTCAAGAGAAGACATCTTGTCAAAGGGAATTGTGTCTGAAGAAGATTATTTGGTTTTAGAAAACTATACACGTGAGTTGTTTCAAAGAGGAACTGAAATTGCAGCGAGTCGCGGATTGATTTTAGTAGATACCAAATATGAGTTTGGTAAAACCAAAGACGGTCAAATTGTATTAATTGATGAAATTCACACTCCTGATTCATCCCGTTATTTTTATGCCGAAGGTTATCAGGAAAGACAAGATAGAGGAGAGGAACAAAAACAATTGTCTAAAGAATTTGTACGTCGTTGGTTAATTGAGAATGGTTTTCAAGGACAAGAAGGCCAGCAAATTCCGGATATGACTGATACGTATATTGAATCTGTTTCAGAAAGATACATTGAGTTATATGAAAATATCTTGGGTGAGAAATTTGTAAAAGCTGACATTACCAATATTAATGAACGAATCGAAAAGAACGTTTTAGCGTTCTTGGAAAAATAG